The Abyssisolibacter fermentans nucleotide sequence TTTATTGAAGGAAAGCGACGAAATAAATTTATTAATTACTATAAAATAGATGAACCTTTACTTTACAGTAATTCGATTCTAGAAAATTATCAGAGCCCAATAACTGTAATAGAAAAATATTTTAATAGTATATTAAATAAAAAATATTTACATGCAATCCGTATGAGATATAAGTATGTTAATAATGATATCAGAAAAAATGATTTAATTTTTGACTTAGAAAGTCAATTTGAAAATATTACAGAAATTAATATTAAAAGCTACAATATAGATAAATATGATAATGAGATAAATTTGTATATGAAAATAGAAATGTATAATAATAAATATAAAAGATATGAAGAATATAACTACAAAAGTAATTTAATAAGATATAAAAATAGTTTTTTAATAAATGAAATAGTTAAAATATAATAAAATGACATTTAATAATTTTTTTATGAGGGTCACAAGAAATCTTCCCTGTTTATCTTTGAAGATGAATTGTGACTTAAATTTTAAGAACTTAATAAACTATTAAGTTATAAAAAAGATACTCTGTACAGCCAAAACAATTAAATTGTTTTTGTTATAGCTGTTAATTAAGGTCTTTTTAGTTAACTCTAAAATAGGTAAAGATAGTTATTACGATTTTTATACAGGGAGGTAATTAAAATGTATATTGGTGTTGATTTAGGAGGAACTAATATTGCTGCAGGAATAGTAAATGATAGTGGAGAAATCATGCTTGAGATGTCAATTCCAACATTATCTGAGAGAGCAGCAGATGCTATAATAGATGACATAAAAAGTCTAATATTGAATTTAATAAAAGAATTTGGGTTAAGTAAAAATGAAATTAAAGGTATTGGTATTGGTATACCAGGACTTGCAGATGCTGATGGAAATGTAATCCATTGTGTTAATTTAGGTTGGAATGACGTACCTTTAACTAGTAAACTAAAACAGGAATTTGATGTACCAGTTTTTGTAGATAATGATGCAACAGTGGCTGCTTTAGCCGAAAATTTTTGCGGTGCTATGAGAGGTGCAGAAAGTGGTGTGTTATTGACATTAGGAACAGGTATAGGTGGAGGTATTGTATTTGGTGGAAAGGTTTACAGTGGGTTTAATAGAGTTGGATCTGAAATAGGTCATATGGTAATAGGAGATAATTTTTATGACTGTAATTGTGGTAAAAATGGATGTCTTGAAACTTTTGCATCTTCTACTGCAATTATTAAATATACAAAAAAACTATTAGAAGAAACAAATGAAGAAAGTTTAATAAGAGATAAAATAAATGGAGATATGGGTAAGCTTAACGCAAAAATAATATTTGATTGTGCAAAGGCAGGAGATAGTTTAGCTGAGAAAAGTGTTCGAAGGTTAGTCAAATATTTAGCTATAGGTATTGAAAATGTAATAAGTTTAATAGATCCTCAAGTAATTGCAATAGGTGGAGGGGTATCAAATGCTGGACAATACCTTTTGGACATGGTTATTAAAGAAGTTGAAAAATATAAAAACTATAAGGAATTACCTATAGGCAAAATTGTAATTGCAAAACTGGGTAATAAAGCAGGAATAATAGGTGCGGCTATGTTATGTAAATAAGGGGGAATAATCACATGAAATATGATGTTTTGATTAAAAACCTTAACAGTAGAAATATTAATGCATATTACTGTAAAGACACAAAAGAGACGAATAAAAAGATATTAGACATGATACCTAATAAGACTACTGTAGGTATTGGTAATTCAAAAACTCTTAAAACGATGAATATATCTAAAAAATTATTAGATAGAGGTAATATTGTTTATGATAAAACACTAGCTAAAGACAAAGATGAAATAATACAGCTAAAGAAGAAATCACTGTTAACGGATTGGTATATTACAGGAACAAATGCTGTTTCAATGCAAGGACATTTAGTAAATATTGATCATAGTGGGAATAGAGTAGCAGCAATGATTTATGGACCAGATAAAGTGATTGTAGTTATAGGGAAAAATAAAATAGTGGAAAGTTTAGAAGCGGCAAAAGATAGAGCCAGAAATCATGCAGCTTCCCTGAATGCAAAAAGAGCAGGTTACAATCCACCATGTCTAAAAGTAGGGAAATGTGTGGATTGCAAAAGTAAAGAAAGAGTATGTTTTAATCATGTAGTAATAGAAGGGCAATATGACCATGAAAGAATGACAGTTTTGATTGTTGATGAAGAGTTAGGATTTTAGATATTTGAAAGTTAGTTTTGGAGGTTATTATGTTATACGTACAGCCAATAATAATACAGATTAACCAAGGTTTAAGATTAAAAAAAACAGAACAAAGTGAATGGGAAAAAGCTTTAAAGTGGTACCAAAACAAAAAAGTTATGTATTTTTCTGAAGGTGTTACTGATAAAGTTTATACAATGAATGAAATCAATAGAATGTATACATATCTTGATAAAATAGGAGAATTATATTTTATTGAGGTATTTAAAGATAATAAATGGAAAGCTATTGGTGATGTTACACTTTCAGACAAAAACATGCCTATAGTAATAGGTGATGAAGATTATTGGGGAAAAGGTATTGGAAATGAGGTAATTAAAAAATTACTGCAAAGAGCAAAAGATATAGGAATGAAAAAGATAGAAATACAGACTATCTATCACTATAATGAACGATCTAAGAATCTCTTTACTAGTTTAGGATTTAAAAAAAATAAAGAGAATGAAAAGGGATGTAGTTATATATTAGTGTTATAGGA carries:
- a CDS encoding ROK family glucokinase, translating into MYIGVDLGGTNIAAGIVNDSGEIMLEMSIPTLSERAADAIIDDIKSLILNLIKEFGLSKNEIKGIGIGIPGLADADGNVIHCVNLGWNDVPLTSKLKQEFDVPVFVDNDATVAALAENFCGAMRGAESGVLLTLGTGIGGGIVFGGKVYSGFNRVGSEIGHMVIGDNFYDCNCGKNGCLETFASSTAIIKYTKKLLEETNEESLIRDKINGDMGKLNAKIIFDCAKAGDSLAEKSVRRLVKYLAIGIENVISLIDPQVIAIGGGVSNAGQYLLDMVIKEVEKYKNYKELPIGKIVIAKLGNKAGIIGAAMLCK
- a CDS encoding lactate utilization protein — its product is MKYDVLIKNLNSRNINAYYCKDTKETNKKILDMIPNKTTVGIGNSKTLKTMNISKKLLDRGNIVYDKTLAKDKDEIIQLKKKSLLTDWYITGTNAVSMQGHLVNIDHSGNRVAAMIYGPDKVIVVIGKNKIVESLEAAKDRARNHAASLNAKRAGYNPPCLKVGKCVDCKSKERVCFNHVVIEGQYDHERMTVLIVDEELGF
- a CDS encoding GNAT family N-acetyltransferase, whose amino-acid sequence is MLYVQPIIIQINQGLRLKKTEQSEWEKALKWYQNKKVMYFSEGVTDKVYTMNEINRMYTYLDKIGELYFIEVFKDNKWKAIGDVTLSDKNMPIVIGDEDYWGKGIGNEVIKKLLQRAKDIGMKKIEIQTIYHYNERSKNLFTSLGFKKNKENEKGCSYILVL